The following coding sequences are from one Gossypium hirsutum isolate 1008001.06 chromosome A12, Gossypium_hirsutum_v2.1, whole genome shotgun sequence window:
- the LOC107918547 gene encoding uncharacterized protein isoform X2 produces MGGCVSVHSEKAQSRPHKGRFGRFCKNRGKIATSIPDECMKRMSDAGSHVTDIAVSEYVQKGASTTCNCKRSELSNVAFHLTQLQWNHGQIDANGRCQEEVWFDSVSTMESESDDDAGSVYGDAFSSLGNPIGNISNAQVLQYGSSSCLVDNGSKHERVYESYSSKGRKDGTVDSGEKTQESRKKSTVIMLTVKRKSFDAERYLYRPRAGLIIPCSGEKPTVGSWSEISPLLFKLRGKNYFRDKQKFPAPDCSPYVPIGVDLFICPRKVNHIAQHLELPHVKAHEKVPALLIVNIQVPTYPASVFLGDANGEGLSLVLYFKVSDTFDKDISPHFQDSIKKFIEDEMEKVKGFAKESIVPFRERLKIMTSLVNPDELQLGSTEKKLIQAYNDKPVLSRPQHNFYKGPNYFEIDLDIHRFSYISRKGLESFLDRMKNGIINLGLTIQAQKPEELPEQALCCLRLNKIDFVNHGQIPTIVSVKDD; encoded by the exons ATGGGCGGCTGTGTCTCCGTACATAGTGAAAAGGCACAATCAAGGCCGCACAAAGGACGCTTTGGCAGATTCTGCAAGAACCGTGGGAAAATCGCCACTTCCATTCCTGATGAATGCATGAAAAGGATGAGCGATGCTGGGAGTCATGTAACAGATATTGCTGTTAGTGAATATGTTCAGAAGGGTGCTTCAACCACCTGCAATTGTAAGCGCTCAGAGTTGTCTAATGTGGCATTTCATCTAACCCAGCTACAATGGAACCACGGTCAAATTGATGCCAATG GAAGATGCCAAGAGGAAGTATGGTTCGATTCTGTTAGCACTATGGAGTCCGAGTCAGATGATGATGCTGGCAGTGTATATGGAG ATGCATTTTCTTCATTAGGTAATCCGATAGGGAATATTTCAAATGCACAAGTGCTTCAGTACGGAAGTTCATCATGCCTTGTTGATAACGGGTCTAAACATGAAAGAGTGTATGAAAGTTACAGCTCTAAGGGCCGCAAAGATGGCACGGTTGATTCGGGGGAGAAAACCCAAGAAAGCCGAAAGAAATCAACAGTTATCATGCTTACCGTGAAGAGGAAATCTTTTGACG CTGAGAGGTACTTATACCGTCCGAGAGCTGGACTTATAATTCCATGCTCAGGAGAGAAACCAACGGTAGGAAGCTGGTCGGAGATTTCTCCTTTGCTTTTTAAGCTCCGAGGCAAGAATTACTTTCG AGATAAACAGAAGTTCCCTGCTCCTGATTGTAGCCCATATGTACCAATTGGGGTCGATTTATTTATCTGCCCTCGGAAAGTGAATCACATTGCTCAGCATCTCGAACTACCACACGTAAAAGCGCATGAAAAAGTGCCTGCACTTCTGATTGTTAATATACAG GTTCCGACCTATCCAGCAAGCGTGTTTCTTGGTGATGCCAACGGGGAAGGCTTGAGCCTTGTATTATATTTTAAGGTCTCGGATACTTTTGACAAAGATATATCCCCTCACTTCCAGGACAGCATAAAG AAATTTATTGAAGATGAAATGGAAAAGGTTAAAGGGTTTGCGAAAGAGTCCATTGTTCCTTTCAGAGAGAGGCTAAAAATTATGACCAGTTTAGTTAACCCAGACGAGCTTCAGTTAGGTTCTACTGAAAAGAAGCTTATTCAAGCTTATAACGATAAGCCAGTGCTTTCGCGTCCTCAACATAATTTTTATAAG GGACCAAATTACTTCGAGATCGACCTTGATATACACAGATTTAGCTACATATCTAGGAAAGGACTTGAATCGTTTCTAGACCGCATGAAGAATGGAATCATTAATCTGGGTTTGACTATTCAG GCACAAAAACCAGAGGAATTACCAGAGCAAGCCTTGTGTTGTCTGCGGCTGAATAAGATTGATTTTGTAAATCATGGCCAAATTCCTACCATTGTAAGTGTCAAAGATGATTAA
- the LOC107918547 gene encoding uncharacterized protein isoform X1, translating to MGGCVSVHSEKAQSRPHKGRFGRFCKNRGKIATSIPDECMKRMSDAGSHVTDIAVSEYVQKGASTTCNCKRSELSNVAFHLTQLQWNHGQIDANGRCQEEVWFDSVSTMESESDDDAGSVYGDAFSSLGNPIGNISNAQVLQYGSSSCLVDNGSKHERVYESYSSKGRKDGTVDSGEKTQESRKKSTVIMLTVKRKSFDGAAERYLYRPRAGLIIPCSGEKPTVGSWSEISPLLFKLRGKNYFRDKQKFPAPDCSPYVPIGVDLFICPRKVNHIAQHLELPHVKAHEKVPALLIVNIQVPTYPASVFLGDANGEGLSLVLYFKVSDTFDKDISPHFQDSIKKFIEDEMEKVKGFAKESIVPFRERLKIMTSLVNPDELQLGSTEKKLIQAYNDKPVLSRPQHNFYKGPNYFEIDLDIHRFSYISRKGLESFLDRMKNGIINLGLTIQAQKPEELPEQALCCLRLNKIDFVNHGQIPTIVSVKDD from the exons ATGGGCGGCTGTGTCTCCGTACATAGTGAAAAGGCACAATCAAGGCCGCACAAAGGACGCTTTGGCAGATTCTGCAAGAACCGTGGGAAAATCGCCACTTCCATTCCTGATGAATGCATGAAAAGGATGAGCGATGCTGGGAGTCATGTAACAGATATTGCTGTTAGTGAATATGTTCAGAAGGGTGCTTCAACCACCTGCAATTGTAAGCGCTCAGAGTTGTCTAATGTGGCATTTCATCTAACCCAGCTACAATGGAACCACGGTCAAATTGATGCCAATG GAAGATGCCAAGAGGAAGTATGGTTCGATTCTGTTAGCACTATGGAGTCCGAGTCAGATGATGATGCTGGCAGTGTATATGGAG ATGCATTTTCTTCATTAGGTAATCCGATAGGGAATATTTCAAATGCACAAGTGCTTCAGTACGGAAGTTCATCATGCCTTGTTGATAACGGGTCTAAACATGAAAGAGTGTATGAAAGTTACAGCTCTAAGGGCCGCAAAGATGGCACGGTTGATTCGGGGGAGAAAACCCAAGAAAGCCGAAAGAAATCAACAGTTATCATGCTTACCGTGAAGAGGAAATCTTTTGACG GTGCAGCTGAGAGGTACTTATACCGTCCGAGAGCTGGACTTATAATTCCATGCTCAGGAGAGAAACCAACGGTAGGAAGCTGGTCGGAGATTTCTCCTTTGCTTTTTAAGCTCCGAGGCAAGAATTACTTTCG AGATAAACAGAAGTTCCCTGCTCCTGATTGTAGCCCATATGTACCAATTGGGGTCGATTTATTTATCTGCCCTCGGAAAGTGAATCACATTGCTCAGCATCTCGAACTACCACACGTAAAAGCGCATGAAAAAGTGCCTGCACTTCTGATTGTTAATATACAG GTTCCGACCTATCCAGCAAGCGTGTTTCTTGGTGATGCCAACGGGGAAGGCTTGAGCCTTGTATTATATTTTAAGGTCTCGGATACTTTTGACAAAGATATATCCCCTCACTTCCAGGACAGCATAAAG AAATTTATTGAAGATGAAATGGAAAAGGTTAAAGGGTTTGCGAAAGAGTCCATTGTTCCTTTCAGAGAGAGGCTAAAAATTATGACCAGTTTAGTTAACCCAGACGAGCTTCAGTTAGGTTCTACTGAAAAGAAGCTTATTCAAGCTTATAACGATAAGCCAGTGCTTTCGCGTCCTCAACATAATTTTTATAAG GGACCAAATTACTTCGAGATCGACCTTGATATACACAGATTTAGCTACATATCTAGGAAAGGACTTGAATCGTTTCTAGACCGCATGAAGAATGGAATCATTAATCTGGGTTTGACTATTCAG GCACAAAAACCAGAGGAATTACCAGAGCAAGCCTTGTGTTGTCTGCGGCTGAATAAGATTGATTTTGTAAATCATGGCCAAATTCCTACCATTGTAAGTGTCAAAGATGATTAA
- the LOC107918418 gene encoding uncharacterized protein — MGKSQVPLLREEDAIMSKAVSSTTLHEPFGPKATSLDQSRWSVFNYSTIDARNFREDSMEMEDDSALLFNAFDFLEALQFPLNAESDVDNTPTTILQLSHDHHNLSMLHIFSEDSLIYVEELEDKAALLLNASDFLEALQFPLNAESDDDITPNTIPKLSHTLSMLHIFTEDSLIHVAELEDDAPHVVADDILSMLHNFI, encoded by the coding sequence ATGGGTAAATCTCAAGTACCGCTGTTGAGGGAGGAGGATGCTATTATGTCCAAAGCAGTGTCTTCGACTACCCTACATGAGCCATTTGGCCCCAAAGCCACTTCCTTGGATCAGTCGAGATGGAGCGTCTTCAATTATTCTACAATCGATGCTCGCAATTTCAGAGAAGACAGTATGGAAATGGAAGACGACTCTGCTTTACTTTTTAATGCCTTTGATTTTCTGGAGGCTCTTCAGTTCCCTCTCAATGCTGAAAGTGATGTTGATAATACCCCTACTACGATTCTCCAACTTTCACACGATCATCATAACTTGTCAATGCTCCATATTTTCAGTGAAGATAGTTTGATATATGTTGAGGAATTGGAAGACAAGGCTGCATTACTTCTTAATGCCTCTGATTTTTTGGAGGCACTTCAGTTCCCTCTCAATGCTGAAAGTGATGATGACATCACTCCTAATACGATTCCCAAACTTTCACATACCTTGTCCATGCTCCATATTTTCACCGAAGATAGCTTGATACATGTTGCGGAATTGGAAGATGATGCCCCTCACGTGGTTGCTGACGATATCTTGTCCATGTTGCATAACTTCATATAA
- the LOC107920012 gene encoding uncharacterized protein gives MGTKVQLKSYLPGYYSMRDLNEDSNSCCWPHYYGDKTLTNGQYCTSFFSRAIVDVYPGYDKDSLKRIMLEHEAIFKNQVSELHRLYRIQRELMDEIKKKDLQKNRFPVETSLSPSLLASQITTEDAHKWHIPGFPAANSLCGRPSVSGVEDSHSPLSSVKGSSSQAGTFRSQNGGNSKDVKVLECRPTKVRRQMFDLQLPAEEYIDTEEAEQFRDDTASGTSSYLPNGNGKIGPASDGKLFHIGKTDCLEDASRSDSCSRGKTSLADLNEPAQFEETDGSAYSHFLGHGPYQGGHELSAKLKETSVNVLRSSDDRSVSNIHIKENGTTRGFFSNVLEAENSKSNSKSISHGFLPQKLPVPSQQVQVLYGKTLDPPTFSVTDQSKEDISQERMIQGLEVPEKTREISSNGRPESTVMSNVPSLNPFGSSDVVKPWSHSASSSDKPSSSLSEKPMTVPTLPFLNSSGPSSKSSVISSQCNGIFGEKWQVSSNSRPNPSFGSELPTRNGFYYGSSSGSREHAIRFPSMSYEYPNCTNDSSGVPGHFTSQGSTKPYNCSNSVDMKSASGVNLNMVLSNSSSNEPILQQGPQMDGQRNHEDQLRGLPWLRAMPVCKNEATSAGRDLNVGELNFSQSSLKKPTNKNGTGNDFNQNFTQDVNPVSFSNDVDTSRSEIGECLHNRKILVVPIFEKHYVTKNELSLTTPYASVPQPSESEAENKGRKILLDINLPCDVTLPDMNQDIVAENSAIEKEANTKLPSSPHQFDLNSCVDEDEASFVPSVPSSGMKMTQGIDLEVPLIPEPEDVIHGEELLEKAFEPPLQSVQSKDDSMQDELITIAAEAIVAISSFLQDSSSDDVDCSSSENPTTDPLNWFVETISSFGEDLESKFEALSRGKDGDRNESSSEEIDYFESMILNLAETQEEDYMPKPMFPENFKVEETGTTSLLTSRTRKGPGRRGRQRRDFQRDILPGLASLSRHEVTEDLQTFGGIMRATGHSWHSGMTRRNSTRTGCGRGRRRSVTNSSPAAVAATTCMPLMQQLNNIEVGLEDRSLTGWGKTTRRPRRQRCTTVNRPSLALT, from the exons ATGGGAACAAAAGTGCAGTTGAAAAGCTATTTGCCCGGATATTACTCAATGAGGGATCTCAACGAGGATTCAAACAGTTGTTGCTGGCCACATTATTATGGGGATAAAACCTTGACAAATGGTCAGTATTGCACTAGCTTTTTCTCGAGGGCCATTGTTGATGTGTATCCCGGGTATGATAAGGACTCACTGAAGAGAATAATGCTTGAGCATGAGGCTATATTTAAGAATCAG GTGTCTGAGCTTCACCGCTTGTATAGAATACAGAGGGAGTTGATggatgaaataaaaaagaaagatttacAAAAAAATCGGTTTCCTGTTGAGACATCATTATCACCGAGCCTGTTAGCCTCACAAATTACAACCGAAGATGCTCACAAATGGCATATACCTGGCTTCCCTGCAGCGAACTCTCTTTGTGGTAGACCGTCAGTTTCTGGTGTTGAAGATAGTCACTCTCCCCTTAGTTCAGTGAAGGGAAGTAGCAGCCAAGCCGGTACCTTTCGGTCCCAAAATGGAGGTAACTCAAAGGATGTTAAGGTTCTAGAGTGCAGACCCACAAAAGTAAGAAGGCAAATGTTCGATCTTCAACTTCCTGCAGAAGAGTACATTGATACTGAAGAAGCAGAACAGTTCAGGGACGACACGGCATCTGGCACCTCAAGTTATCTtccaaatggaaatgggaaaattGGACCTGCGAGTGATGGAAAGCTATTTCATATAGGGAAGACTGATTGCCTAGAAGATGCTTCAAGATCTGATTCATGCTCGAGGGGAAAAACTAGTTTGGCCGACTTGAACGAGCCCGCACAGTTTGAAGAAACTGATGGTTCTGCATATTCGCACTTTCTAGGCCATGGCCCCTATCAAGGAGGCCACGAACTGTCTGCTAAACTGAAAGAAACTTCTGTGAACGTACTTCGCTCAAGTGATGATAGGTCTGTAAGTAATATCCATATCAAGGAAAACGGAACTACGAGAGGATTCTTTTCTAATGTGCTTGAAGCAG AGAACAGTAAAAGCAACTCAAAGTCGATTTCTCACGGTTTTCTGCCACAGAAGTTGCCTGTACCTTCCCAGCAGGTACAGGTTCTTTATGGAAAAACTCTTGATCCTCCAACATTTTCGGTAACTGATCAAAGCAAGGAAGATATCTCTCAAGAAAGAATGATCCAAGGTTTAGAAGTTCCTGAAAAAACTCGTGAAATCTCCAGTAACGGTCGTCCAGAGTCAACTGTTATGTCTAATGTACCTAGTTTGAATCCATTTGGCTCTTCTGATGTGGTAAAGCCGTGGTCTCATTCAGCTTCTTCTTCGGACAAGCCTTCTAGTAGCTTAAGCGAGAAGCCAATGACAGTTCCGACTCTCCCATTTTTGAATTCATCTGGTCCATCTAGTAAGAGTTCTGTGATATCATCCCAGTGCAATGGGATTTTTGGAGAGAAGTGGCAGGTGAGTAGTAATTCTAGACCTAATCCGAGTTTCGGAAGTGAACTGCCTACTAGAAATGGTTTTTATTATGGTTCGTCATCGGGGTCCAGGGAACATGCAATTCGCTTCCCTTCAATGAGTTATGAGTATCCAAATTGTACCAATGATAGTAGCGGGGTCCCAGGGCACTTCACTTCTCAAGGTTCAACTAAGCCTTACAACTGCTCAAATAGTGTTGATATGAAGTCTGCAAGTGGTGTAAATTTGAATATGGTGCTTTCAAACAGTTCATCTAATGAGCCCATTTTGCAACAAGGTCCTCAAATGGATGGACAAAGAAACCATGAGGACCAACTCCGAGGGCTGCCATGGCTACGAGCCATGCCTGTTTGTAAGAATGAGGCCACAAGTGCAGGAAGGGATTTGAATGTAGGAGAGTTGAACTTCTCTCAATCTTCTCTGAAGAAACCAACCAATAAAAATGGAACTGGCAATGatttcaaccaaaattttacGCAGGATGTGAATCCGGTTTCATTCTCCAATGATGTCGACACCAGCAGGAGCGAAATAGGTGAATGCCTGCACAATAGGAAGATATTAGTGGTTCCCATTTTCGAAAAGCATTATGTTACGAAGAACGAATTGTCTTTGACCACCCCATATGCATCTGTTCCTCAACCATCAGAATCTGAAGCAGAAAATAAAGGGAGAAAAATATTACTTGATATTAACTTACCTTGTGACGTGACTCTTCCGGACATGAACCAAGACATTGTTGCAGAAAATTCAGCCATAGAAAAGGAAGCAAATACAAAGCTACCAAGTTCCCCACATCAGTTTGACTTGAACTCCTGTGTCGATGAGGATGAAGCTTCTTTTGTACCCTCTGTTCCGAGCAGTGGTATGAAGATGACTCAAGGGATAGATTTGGAAGTGCCACTAATTCCTGAGCCTGAAGATGTCATTCATGGAGAAGAATTACTGGAAAAGGCATTTGAACCACCTTTGCAATCAGTACAAAGCAAAGATGACTCTATGCAGGATGAACTCATAACGATTGCAGCTGAAGCAATAGTAGCCATCTCATCTTTTCTTCAGGACAGTAGTTCGGATGATGTTGATTGCAGTTCATCTGAAAACCCTACGACAGACCCCCTTAATTGGTTTGTTGAGACAATTTCCTCTTTTGGGGAGGATCTTGAGAGCAAGTTTGAGGCTCTTTCGCGAGGTAAAGACGGGGATCGAAATGAATCTTCCTCGGAAGAGATTGATTATTTTGAATCAATGATTTTGAACTTAGCTGAAACCCAGGAAGAGGATTATATGCCCAAGCCTATGTTTCCTGAAAACTTTAAAGTAGAAGAAACAGGAACGACATCTTTGTTAACAAGTCGAACACGAAAGGGCCCGGGAAGGCGAGGAAGGCAGCGGAGGGACTTTCAAAGGGACATCCTTCCAGGCCTGGCTTCCCTATCAAGGCATGAGGTAACGGAAGATCTTCAGACATTTGGAGGAATTATGAGAGCAACTGGTCATTCTTGGCACTCGGGAATGACAAGACGGAACTCTACTAGAACTGGGTGTGGCCGAGGGAGGCGGCGGTCTGTAACTAACTCCTCTCCTGCTGCAGTGGCTGCCACAACTTGTATGCCATTGATGCAGCAACTTAATAACATTGAAGTGGGGCTGGAGGATCGGAGCCTTACCGGATGGGGGAAAACAACTAGACGGCCTCGCAGGCAACGATGTACAACGGTGAATCGCCCATCTCTTGCATTAACCTAA
- the LOC107919542 gene encoding mitotic checkpoint protein BUB3.3, which produces MNGSCLEFKNPIQDAISRVRFAPQSNNLLISSWDPCLRLYDVDCSQLRLEAPSEAALLDCCFQEEYVAFSAASDGSITRYDLHSGISNKIGNHDDIATCVEYSTETRQVITAGFDKRIIAWDIFGAKPLVYLRNLDAEVESMSLSGYELIMAVGSSVDIYDLRNSDKCVQSNKFCMDVPIRCVSSIPYLKGYAVGSVDGRVKLEISYPSSSNNMGYMFRCHPRSRDGRNHLVPVNAVAFNPFISGAFVTGDNVGYVTAWDAKSRRRLFELPGCANSIASLTYNNEGQILAVASSHTYQEATEIENPPQIIVHKLDESHLGSVPDGSSSRK; this is translated from the exons ATGAACGGATCTTGTTTGGAATTCAAGAATCCGATCCAAGACGCGATTTCCAGGGTCCGATTCGCGCCGCAGTCCAACAATCTCCTCATTTCTTCTTGGGACCCC TGTCTTCGACTGTATGATGTGGATTGTTCTCAACTTAGATTAGAAGCTCCGTCCGAGGCTGCGCTTCTCGACTGTTGTTTCCAGGAGGAATATGTCGCATTCAGCGCTGCCTCTGATGGTTCTATTACAAG GTATGATTTGCATTCTGGAATCAGCAATAAAATAGGAAATCATGATGATATAGCAACATGCGTGGAATATTCTACTGAAACAC GTCAAGTGATTACTGCAGGTTTTGATAAGAGGATCATAGCCTGGGACATTTTTGGAGCAAAACCACTTGTGTACCTGAGAAATCTAGATGCAGAAGTGGAGTCAATGTCACTCTCTGGATATGAATTAATAATGGCTGTCGGATCATCAGTAGATATTTATGACTTGCGTAACTCAGACAAATGTGTTCAATCAAATAAATTTTGTATGGATGTTCCAATACGATGTGTCTCCTCAATTCCTTATTTGAAAG GATATGCTGTTGGATCGGTAGATGGACGAGTAAAATTAGAGATTTCATATCCGTCCAGTTCAAACAATATGGG GTATATGTTCCGATGTCATCCAAGATCAAGAGATGGAAGAAACCATCTAGTACCAGTAAATGCCGTTGCATTCAACCCATT CATCTCAGGTGCTTTTGTCACCGGTGATAATGTGGGTTATGTTACAGCATGGGATGCTAAAAGTAGAAGAAGACTCTTTGAG TTGCCTGGTTGCGCAAACAGTATTGCATCCTTGACATACAACAATGAAGGACAAATTTTGGCTGTTGCATCAAGCCATACTTACCAAGAGGCCACTGAGAT AGAAAACCCCCCACAAATTATTGTGCATAAACTGGATGAAAGCCATCTCGGATCAGTTCCTGATGGAAGTTCAAGCAGGAAATGA
- the LOC107918546 gene encoding eukaryotic translation initiation factor 5A-2: protein MSDEDHHFESKADAGASKTFPQQAGTIRKNGHIVIKSRPCKVVEVSTSKTGKHGHAKCHFVGIDIFTGKKVEDIVPSSHNCDVPHVNRTDYQLIDISEDGFVSLLTESGNTKDDLRLPTDEFLLTQIKTGFAEGKDLIVTVMSAMGEEQICALKDIGPK, encoded by the exons ATGTCTGATGAAGATCATCATTTTGAATCTAAAGCTGACGCCGGAGCTTCTAAGACATTTCCACAGCAGGCCGGCACCATTAGAAAGAATGGTCATATCGTCATCAAAAGTCGGCCTTGCAag GTTGTGGAAGTTTCAACTTCCAAGACTGGGAAGCACGGACACGCAAAATGTCACTTTGTTGGAATTGATATCTTCACTGGGAAAAAGGTGGAAGATATAGTTCCTTCGTCTCACAACTGTGAT GTTCCTCATGTCAATCGCACTGATTATCAGCTGATTGATATCTCCGAGGATGGATTT GTGAGCTTGCTGACTGAAAGTGGGAACACTAAGGACGATCTTCGGCTTCCAACTGATGAATTTCTGCTTACACAG ATAAAGACTGGATTTGCAGAGGGGAAGGATCTGATTGTGACGGTGATGTCAGCAATGGGTGAAGAGCAGATCTGTGCTTTGAAAGACATTGGCCCCAAGTAA
- the LOC107918417 gene encoding pentatricopeptide repeat-containing protein At2g03380, mitochondrial, giving the protein MQWRLRLTSNLKTSTTMVTKLLTFFHRQVSVSLTKREPYLQLRSLSYFTDQPFEYPSLDDSLALLHSVSSNPCFALLGFCKNIDCLKKVHALFIINGIKGDLLCDTKLVSLYGSFGHVGYAGSVFDRIPEPDFYSWKVMIRWYFLNDLYTEIIGFYGRMRMSVRGFDNVVFSLVLKACSELQDINEGRKVHCDVVKVGNPDSFVQTGLVDMYAKCREIKCARKVFGEILYRNVVSWTSMLAGYVQNNCTKEALVLFNRMREAMVESNQFTLGSLVTACGKLGALHQGKWVHGYVIKTGIELNSYLVTAILDMYVKCGSLRDGRSAFDALSSVDLVSWTAMIVGYSQSGFPDEALKLFVDKRRFGILPNAVTIASLLSACAQLSNLSAGRLVHSLGIQLGLIDPTVINALVDMYAKCGVIRAARYIFETVSDKNLIAWNSILSGYSQNGLAYDALELFHQMRSNSVSPGAVTLVSIFSACASVGAFQVGSSLHAYTMKNGLLSSSVYVGTALLNFYAKCGDSQSARVVFDNMGEKNTVTWSAMIGGYGIQGDSCGSLALFNDMVKENLEPNEVIFTAILSACGHTGRLGEGWKYFNSMCKDYKFVPSMKHYACMVDMLARAGRLEEALDFIDKLPIKPDLSLFGALLHGCGLHSRFDLGEVAIKKMLDIHPDKACYYVLISNLYALDGRWSQVNEVRELMKQRGLSKDPGCSITEMENNKILSFSGVACPA; this is encoded by the coding sequence ATGCAATGGCGGCTGCGTTTAACTAGCAACCTCAAAACTTCAACAACAATGGTGACAAAGCTTCTGACTTTCTTTCACAGACAAGTTTCTGTTTCTCTTACCAAGAGGGAACCTTACCTTCAATTGAGATCTCTGTCTTACTTTACTGACCAACCTTTTGAATACCCTTCGTTGGACGATTCTTTAGCTTTACTGCACTCAGTTTCTTCAAACCCGTGTTTTGCTCTCCTGGGTTTTTGCAAAAACATTGATTGTCTCAAGAAAGTCCACGCCTTGTTCATTATAAATGGAATCAAAGGTGACCTTTTGTGTGATACCAAATTGGTCAGCCTTTATGGATCATTTGGGCATGTTGGTTATGCCGGGTCAGTGTTTGATCGAATTCCTGAACCAGATTTTTATTCCTGGAAAGTGATGATCAGGTGGTACTTTTTGAATGATTTGTACACGGAAATTATTGGGTTTTATGGTCGTATGAGAATGAGTGTTAGGGGGTTTGATAATGTTGTCTTTTCGCTAGTCTTAAAGGCATGTAGCGAATTGCAGGATATTAATGAAGGAAGGAAAGTGCATTGCGATGTTGTCAAGGTAGGGAACCCTGATAGTTTCGTTCAAACCGGTCTTGTTGATATGTATGCCAAATGTCGAGAAATCAAATGTGCGCGTAAGGTTTTTGgtgaaattctttatagaaatgTGGTTTCTTGGACTTCAATGCTTGCAGGGTATGTACAAAATAATTGCACTAAAGAAGCATTAGTTTTGTTTAATAGAATGAGAGAAGCAATGGTTGAGAGTAACCAATTCACGTTAGGGAGCTTAGTGACTGCTTGTGGGAAGTTAGGGGCTTTGCATCAGGGGAAATGGGTGCATGGATATGTTATTAAGACTGGTATAGAACTTAATTCTTACTTGGTGACTGCTATTCTAGACATGTATGTTAAGTGTGGTAGTCTACGAGATGGTCGTTCTGCATTTGATGCACTTTCTTCTGTTGATCTTGTCTCATGGACTGCGATGATTGTTGGATATTCTCAGAGTGGGTTTCCTGATGAGGCTTTGAAGTTGTTTGTTGATAAGAGAAGGTTTGGGATATTGCCTAATGCTGTTACTATTGCAAGTTTGCTTTCTGCATGCGCGCAGTTGAGCAATTTGAGTGCAGGGAGGTTAGTTCATTCTTTGGGGATTCAGCTTGGGCTAATCGATCCAACAGTGATAAACGCTCTAGTGGACATGTATGCAAAGTGTGGAGTGATTAGAGCTGCTAGGTACATATTTGAGACGGTCTCGGATAAGAATTTAATTGCCTGGAACTCGATCCTCTCTGGTTATTCCCAAAATGGGTTAGCATATGACGCACTCGAACTGTTTCATCAAATGAGGTCCAATTCTGTCTCACCTGGTGCTGTCACTCTGGTCAGCATATTCTCAGCCTGTGCTTCAGTAGGTGCTTTCCAAGTTGGTTCCTCCCTTCATGCTTACACTATGAAAAATGGCTTACTATCGTCTAGTGTTTATGTTGGCACTGCACTTTTGAATTTCTATGCTAAATGTGGGGATTCTCAATCTGCTCGTGTCGTATTTGACAATATGGGAGAGAAAAACACTGTCACGTGGAGTGCAATGATTGGTGGTTATGGAATTCAAGGGGACAGCTGCGGCTCTCTTGCACTTTTTAATGATATGGTTAAAGAAAATTTAGAGCCAAATGAAGTAATCTTCACGGCGATTTTATCTGCTTGTGGCCATACAGGGAGGCTCGGGGAAGGATGgaaatatttcaattcaatgtGCAAGGACTATAAGTTTGTTCCTTCTATGAAGCACTATGCATGCATGGTTGATATGTTGGCCCGTGCTGGAAGACTCGAAGAAGCCCTGGATTTTATCGACAAATTGCCTATTAAACCAGATCTTAGCTTGTTTGGGGCTCTTCTTCATGGATGTGGACTCCATTCAAGATTCGATCTCGGAGAGGTGGCTATCAAGAAAATGCTTGATATACATCCTGATAAGGCTTGTTATTATGTGCTTATTTCTAACTTGTATGCCTTGGATGGAAGATGGAGTCAGGTTAATGAGGTAAGGGAATTGATGAAGCAGAGAGGGTTGAGCAAAGACCCTGGTTGTAGCATCACGGagatggaaaataataaaatcctTTCATTTTCTGGAGTAGCATGTCCTGCTTAG